A single window of Intrasporangium calvum DSM 43043 DNA harbors:
- a CDS encoding spermidine synthase: MTGLAERISLERDERGGVTVHLDGAPQSHVQLDDPTVLVFEYVQHLALAIDTCAPAPAPERLAVTHVGGGGLTLPRWVEATRPGSPQIVLEPNVALTELVRRELPLPRRHRIRVRAQDGLTGIRGLGTDSAQVLVTDAYAEGRIPAELSSAAYVREVARVLQPGGTALWNLADEPGMRYTARVLATIGAALPHLALIATHEVLKRRRFGNSVVVASARPLPEDELRREVARANLPTGLRTGTDLVRVIAGARPLDDAGLPSPPAPDASGWRVV; the protein is encoded by the coding sequence GTGACTGGACTCGCCGAGCGGATCAGCCTGGAGCGCGACGAGCGTGGCGGCGTCACGGTGCACCTCGACGGCGCCCCGCAGTCCCACGTCCAGCTGGACGACCCGACGGTGCTCGTCTTCGAGTACGTCCAGCACCTCGCCCTGGCCATCGACACCTGCGCTCCCGCTCCCGCCCCGGAGCGGCTCGCCGTCACCCACGTCGGCGGCGGGGGCCTCACCCTACCCCGGTGGGTGGAGGCGACCAGGCCGGGCTCGCCGCAGATCGTGCTCGAGCCGAACGTCGCACTCACCGAGCTGGTCCGCCGCGAGCTCCCGCTCCCCCGCCGGCACCGCATCCGGGTCCGGGCGCAGGACGGCCTCACCGGGATCCGCGGACTGGGCACCGACTCCGCCCAGGTGCTCGTGACCGACGCCTACGCGGAAGGACGGATTCCCGCGGAGCTCAGCTCAGCGGCATACGTCCGGGAGGTGGCCAGGGTCCTCCAACCCGGCGGAACAGCTCTCTGGAACCTCGCCGACGAGCCCGGGATGCGTTACACCGCAAGGGTGCTCGCGACGATCGGGGCTGCGCTCCCCCACCTCGCCCTCATCGCGACGCACGAGGTGCTCAAGCGGCGCCGGTTCGGCAACAGCGTCGTCGTGGCGAGTGCTCGGCCGCTCCCCGAGGACGAGCTGCGCCGGGAGGTCGCCCGCGCCAACCTCCCCACCGGCCTTCGCACCGGGACTGACCTCGTGCGTGTCATCGCGGGGGCCCGGCCGCTCGACGACGCCGGCCTGCCGAGCCCGCCGGCGCCGGACGCGAGCGGGTGGCGCGTCGTCTGA
- a CDS encoding LLM class flavin-dependent oxidoreductase codes for MRFGMTILPEHSWPVAEPLWREVDAMGFDHAWTFDHITWGGLPESPWFAAVPTLAAAAAVTSRVGLGTFVSSPNNHHPVQFFREVLALDDISGGRFILGVGAGGDLDARITGEDLSLRDRVDRFHEFTGLLDRLLREERVTAEGRFFTARDAVTRPGPVRPRLPLVIAANGPRSIALAAERGDGWMTYGGQTDTDEEWWALVARHSHVLDEALDARGRQRHTVARYLNIDASPTFALSSVAAFEDAVGRAAELGFTDVITHWPRLDEPFRSSRDTLDAVVSDVLPRWR; via the coding sequence ATGCGATTCGGCATGACGATTCTCCCCGAGCACTCCTGGCCCGTCGCCGAGCCCCTGTGGCGCGAGGTCGACGCCATGGGGTTCGACCACGCCTGGACCTTCGACCACATCACGTGGGGCGGGCTGCCCGAGTCGCCCTGGTTCGCGGCGGTCCCGACCCTCGCGGCCGCGGCCGCCGTGACGAGCCGGGTCGGGCTGGGGACCTTCGTGTCGTCACCGAACAACCACCATCCCGTGCAGTTCTTCCGCGAGGTCCTGGCGCTCGACGACATCTCCGGGGGTCGCTTCATCCTCGGGGTCGGCGCGGGCGGTGACCTCGACGCACGGATCACCGGCGAGGACCTCTCTCTCCGGGACCGGGTCGACCGGTTCCACGAGTTCACCGGTCTGCTCGACCGGCTGCTCCGCGAGGAGCGGGTCACCGCGGAGGGGCGCTTCTTCACCGCCCGCGACGCCGTCACCCGCCCGGGGCCGGTCCGTCCCCGGCTGCCGCTGGTCATCGCCGCGAACGGGCCGCGGTCCATCGCCCTCGCCGCCGAGCGGGGCGACGGGTGGATGACCTACGGTGGCCAGACGGACACCGACGAGGAGTGGTGGGCGCTCGTCGCGCGACACAGCCACGTGCTCGACGAGGCGCTCGACGCGCGAGGACGTCAGCGGCATACGGTCGCTCGGTATCTCAACATCGACGCGTCGCCCACCTTCGCGCTGTCGAGCGTGGCCGCCTTCGAGGACGCGGTCGGCCGGGCCGCCGAGCTCGGGTTCACCGACGTCATCACGCACTGGCCGCGCCTGGACGAGCCGTTCCGCAGCAGCCGGGACACGCTCGACGCCGTGGTCAGCGACGTCCTGCCGAGGTGGCGTTGA
- the purL gene encoding phosphoribosylformylglycinamidine synthase: protein MASSHELVLTTVPGGSALSPFRAAALLVRLQAVAPSVTGLSSRHVHQVASSGPLDDATLATVTRLLTYGPPPDPEPTGEHRATVVVAPRLGTLSPWASKATDIAHNCGVDVRRVERVTEYHVISSAALGEDDWVAAAEVLHDRMTESALPSVDAARALIEERLPEPMEHVDVLGRGRAAIEEADAAYGLALAEDEIDYLVEAFTGLRRNPTDVELMMFAQANSEHCRHKIFNADFIVDGDVKTRSLFGMIRHTEAVAGAGTIVAYKDNASVMAGGPVTRWIPEGEGDGPSRYVAREDEVHVLMKVETHNHPTAISPFPGAATGAGGEIRDEGATGRGSQPKAGLTGFAVSNLHLPGTDEPWEREVYGAPEHIATPLDIMVEGPIGAAAFNNEFGRPGLGGFFRVYEQTVDGVRRGFHKPIMSAGGLGSISADQTEKIIFPAGTLLVQLGGPGMRIGMGGGAASSMASGTNAAELDFDSVQRGNPEIERRAQEVINHCWKLGADNPILAIHDVGAGGLSNAFPELVDGAGLGARFDLSAVPLEESGLAPKEIWCNESQERYVLAIAPESLPRLAGLADRERCPYAVVGVASEDAQLVLAPASEDRPDDDRPIDMPMEVLLGKPPRMTRDVTRVTRVGDELDVAALELSSAAYAVLRHPTVASKRFLVTIADRTVGGLSHRDQMVGPWQVPVADVAVTLSDHVGFAGQAMASGERMPLASVDAPASGRMAVGEALTNLLAAPVDGLAGVKLSCNWMAACGEPGEDAALYDTVEAVAMELCPALGISVPVGKDSLSMRTRWTDPSTGEDRQVTSPVSLVVSAFASLPDVRGTWTPLLPTGAEPAELLLVDLGAGRNRLGGSILAQVSGAFGTEVPDLDDPARLSGLAGALADLRGRGITVAYHDRSDGGLWAAACEMAFASATGLDLEVPSLAGLFAEELGVVLGVAASQVPVVREVLGDHGLGELVSAVGRTNGERRVRVAVAGQSALDESVRDLAQAWDEVSWRIAALRDNPVCAEEEHAAFGADDDPGLVVAPTFDPTEDVAAPYVGLGARPKVAILREQGVNSHVETAFAFDRAGFETYDVHMTDLQTGRFDLADVVGLVACGGFSYGDTLGAGEGWARSVLFNERLTEDFHAFFHRADTFGLGICNGCQMFAALSELIPGAEAWPRFTRNRSEQYEARLTLVEVLESPSIFMSGMAGSRIPIAVAHGEGFANFAAQGDAGGVARVARFVDHRGAPALTYPHNPNGSPDGLTAVTTPDGRFTAMMPHPERVARNVQMSWTAGPAADESPWLRMFRNARVWVD from the coding sequence ATGGCCTCGTCGCACGAGCTCGTGCTGACCACCGTCCCGGGCGGCAGCGCCCTCTCACCGTTCCGGGCCGCGGCCCTGCTCGTCCGACTGCAGGCCGTCGCGCCGTCGGTGACGGGCCTGTCGTCCCGGCACGTGCACCAGGTGGCGAGCTCCGGCCCGCTCGACGACGCGACCCTGGCGACGGTGACGCGTCTGCTGACCTATGGCCCGCCGCCCGACCCGGAGCCCACGGGGGAGCACCGGGCGACCGTCGTCGTCGCACCGCGGCTCGGGACGCTGTCGCCGTGGGCGTCGAAGGCGACCGACATCGCGCACAACTGCGGTGTGGACGTCCGGCGCGTCGAGCGCGTCACGGAGTACCACGTCATCTCCTCTGCCGCGCTGGGCGAGGACGACTGGGTCGCGGCGGCCGAGGTGCTGCACGACCGGATGACCGAGTCGGCGCTGCCGTCCGTCGACGCGGCCCGGGCCCTCATCGAGGAGCGGCTGCCGGAGCCGATGGAGCACGTCGACGTCCTCGGCCGCGGCCGGGCCGCGATCGAGGAGGCGGACGCTGCCTACGGCCTCGCGCTCGCGGAGGACGAGATCGACTACCTCGTCGAGGCGTTCACCGGGCTGCGCCGCAACCCGACGGACGTCGAGCTGATGATGTTCGCACAGGCCAACTCCGAGCACTGCCGCCACAAGATCTTCAACGCCGACTTCATCGTCGACGGCGACGTCAAGACGCGGTCGCTGTTCGGGATGATCCGGCACACCGAGGCCGTCGCCGGGGCCGGGACGATCGTCGCCTACAAGGACAACGCCTCGGTCATGGCCGGCGGCCCGGTCACCCGGTGGATCCCCGAGGGCGAGGGGGACGGCCCGAGCCGCTACGTCGCCCGCGAGGACGAGGTCCACGTCCTCATGAAGGTCGAGACGCACAACCACCCGACGGCGATCAGCCCCTTCCCGGGTGCCGCGACCGGCGCCGGCGGCGAGATCCGCGACGAGGGCGCGACTGGTCGGGGGAGCCAGCCGAAGGCCGGCCTGACCGGGTTCGCCGTGTCCAACCTCCACCTGCCCGGCACGGACGAGCCGTGGGAGCGTGAGGTCTACGGCGCCCCGGAGCACATCGCCACTCCGCTCGACATCATGGTCGAGGGGCCGATCGGTGCCGCGGCCTTCAACAACGAGTTCGGCCGGCCGGGGCTCGGCGGGTTCTTCCGGGTCTACGAGCAGACCGTCGACGGCGTGCGACGGGGCTTCCACAAGCCGATCATGAGTGCGGGCGGGCTCGGCTCGATCAGCGCCGACCAGACCGAGAAGATCATCTTCCCGGCCGGGACGCTGCTGGTGCAGCTCGGGGGTCCGGGGATGCGGATCGGCATGGGCGGCGGGGCGGCGTCCTCGATGGCGTCCGGGACCAACGCCGCCGAGCTCGACTTCGACTCCGTGCAGCGCGGCAACCCCGAGATCGAGCGACGGGCGCAGGAGGTCATCAACCACTGCTGGAAGCTCGGCGCCGACAACCCGATCCTCGCCATCCACGACGTCGGTGCGGGCGGCCTGTCCAACGCCTTCCCCGAGCTCGTCGACGGCGCCGGCCTCGGGGCGCGTTTCGACCTGTCCGCGGTCCCGCTCGAGGAGTCCGGGCTTGCGCCGAAGGAGATCTGGTGCAACGAGAGCCAGGAGCGCTACGTCCTGGCCATCGCGCCCGAGTCGCTGCCTCGGCTCGCGGGCCTGGCCGACCGGGAACGCTGTCCCTACGCCGTCGTCGGCGTCGCCAGTGAGGATGCGCAGCTCGTGCTCGCGCCAGCCTCGGAGGACCGCCCCGACGACGACCGGCCCATCGACATGCCGATGGAGGTCCTGCTCGGCAAGCCGCCGCGGATGACCCGCGACGTCACCCGGGTGACGCGAGTGGGGGACGAGCTCGACGTCGCTGCGCTGGAGCTGAGCTCAGCGGCATACGCCGTGCTTCGTCACCCCACGGTCGCGTCGAAGCGCTTCCTCGTCACCATCGCCGACCGGACCGTCGGTGGCCTCAGCCACCGCGACCAGATGGTCGGCCCCTGGCAGGTTCCCGTCGCCGACGTCGCCGTGACCCTGTCGGACCACGTCGGCTTCGCCGGGCAGGCGATGGCCAGCGGGGAGCGGATGCCGCTCGCCTCGGTCGACGCGCCGGCCTCCGGGCGGATGGCCGTCGGGGAGGCGCTGACCAACCTGCTCGCCGCCCCCGTGGACGGCTTGGCCGGCGTCAAGCTCTCGTGCAACTGGATGGCGGCGTGCGGTGAGCCCGGCGAGGACGCGGCGCTCTACGACACCGTCGAGGCCGTCGCGATGGAGCTGTGCCCCGCCCTCGGCATCTCGGTGCCGGTCGGCAAGGACTCGCTGTCGATGCGCACCCGCTGGACCGACCCGTCGACCGGCGAGGACCGGCAGGTCACCTCCCCGGTGTCCCTCGTCGTGTCCGCCTTTGCCTCGCTGCCGGATGTGCGGGGGACGTGGACGCCGCTGCTGCCCACGGGCGCTGAGCCGGCCGAGCTGCTGCTCGTCGACCTCGGCGCCGGCCGCAACCGCCTCGGCGGCTCGATCCTCGCCCAGGTGTCCGGTGCGTTCGGGACCGAGGTGCCCGACCTCGACGACCCGGCCCGCCTGAGCGGGCTCGCCGGTGCGCTGGCCGACCTGCGCGGCCGAGGGATCACGGTGGCCTACCACGACCGCTCCGACGGTGGGCTGTGGGCCGCCGCGTGCGAGATGGCGTTCGCGAGCGCGACCGGGCTCGACCTCGAGGTGCCGTCCCTGGCGGGGTTGTTCGCCGAGGAGCTCGGCGTCGTGCTCGGCGTGGCCGCGTCCCAGGTGCCGGTCGTCCGTGAGGTGCTCGGCGACCACGGCCTCGGTGAGCTCGTCAGCGCCGTCGGCCGGACCAACGGGGAACGGCGGGTCCGGGTGGCCGTGGCGGGGCAGTCGGCGCTCGACGAGTCGGTGCGCGACCTCGCCCAGGCCTGGGACGAGGTGTCCTGGCGGATCGCGGCGCTGCGGGACAACCCCGTCTGCGCCGAGGAGGAGCATGCGGCCTTCGGCGCCGATGACGACCCGGGGCTCGTGGTCGCTCCGACGTTCGACCCGACCGAGGACGTCGCGGCGCCGTATGTGGGGCTCGGCGCCCGGCCCAAGGTCGCCATCCTGCGCGAACAGGGCGTCAACAGCCACGTCGAGACGGCGTTCGCCTTCGACCGGGCCGGCTTCGAGACCTACGACGTCCACATGACCGACCTGCAGACCGGCCGCTTCGACCTCGCCGACGTGGTCGGGCTCGTCGCGTGCGGGGGCTTCTCCTACGGCGACACCCTCGGTGCCGGTGAGGGCTGGGCCCGGTCGGTGCTCTTCAACGAGCGGCTGACCGAGGACTTCCACGCGTTCTTCCACCGTGCGGACACCTTCGGCCTCGGCATCTGCAACGGCTGCCAGATGTTCGCCGCGCTGTCCGAGCTGATCCCCGGTGCGGAGGCCTGGCCGCGGTTCACCCGCAACCGGTCGGAGCAGTACGAAGCCCGGCTCACCCTCGTCGAGGTCCTCGAGTCACCGTCGATCTTCATGTCGGGAATGGCGGGAAGCCGCATCCCGATCGCGGTGGCGCACGGTGAGGGCTTTGCGAACTTCGCTGCGCAGGGCGACGCGGGTGGGGTCGCGCGGGTGGCCCGTTTCGTCGACCACCGCGGCGCACCGGCCCTGACCTATCCGCACAACCCGAACGGCTCGCCCGACGGACTCACCGCCGTGACGACGCCGGACGGCCGGTTCACCGCGATGATGCCGCACCCGGAGCGGGTGGCCCGCAACGTCCAGATGTCATGGACGGCCGGCCCGGCCGCGGATGAGAGCCCGTGGCTGCGCATGTTCCGCAACGCTCGCGTCTGGGTCGACTGA
- a CDS encoding carboxymuconolactone decarboxylase family protein yields MFIDGVPEGEAQGEVAAYYESQRKMWGFLPNYATAFSHRPDVAQAWAALNLAVRGGMDRRRYEMATIAAARARRSTYCTVAHSMFLRDVCGDEEAVRSIATHPDGSELDEQDRAIYEFATMVAAEASRVTEADVQRLRDVGLSDADVADVVFAVSARCFFATVLDGLGAELDPQTAAAFSPDLLGGMVVGRPVAPGSAHSSS; encoded by the coding sequence ATGTTCATCGATGGGGTGCCCGAGGGCGAGGCGCAGGGCGAGGTCGCCGCGTACTACGAGTCGCAGCGGAAGATGTGGGGGTTCCTGCCCAACTATGCGACCGCGTTCTCGCACCGTCCGGACGTCGCGCAGGCCTGGGCTGCGCTGAACCTCGCAGTTCGGGGCGGCATGGACCGCCGGCGCTACGAGATGGCGACCATCGCGGCCGCCCGGGCTCGGCGCTCGACCTACTGCACCGTCGCTCACTCGATGTTCCTGCGGGACGTCTGCGGGGACGAGGAGGCCGTCCGCTCGATCGCCACGCATCCGGACGGCAGCGAGCTCGACGAACAGGACCGGGCGATCTACGAGTTCGCGACGATGGTGGCTGCCGAGGCCTCTCGGGTGACCGAGGCGGACGTCCAGCGGCTTCGGGACGTGGGGCTGTCCGACGCGGACGTCGCCGACGTCGTCTTCGCGGTCTCGGCGAGGTGCTTCTTCGCGACCGTCCTCGACGGACTGGGCGCAGAACTCGACCCGCAGACCGCTGCCGCCTTCTCGCCGGACCTGCTCGGGGGGATGGTCGTCGGCCGCCCCGTGGCGCCAGGAAGTGCACACTCGTCGAGCTAG
- a CDS encoding vWA domain-containing protein — translation MSRTRYGRYVDGPDPLAPPVDLAEALEAIGEEVMSGRSPERAMREFLRRGGRAQQGLDDLARRVAERRREILQRHHLDGTMQEVRELLDQAVLAERKQLARDLDDDARFAEMRIGNLPQSTAAAVSELSDYPWRSSDAREAYEQIKDLLGRELLDQRFAGLKQALEGATDEDRKRINEMLDDLNNLLEAHRSGEPTDDLFRDFMDKHGDFFPENPQSIDELMDALAQRSAAAQRMLNSMTPEQRAELMALSQQAFGSPDLVNQLGRLDDNLRALRPGEDWDGSERFEGDQGLGLGDGTGAVQDLAELDDLAEALAQSYAGARLDDVDLDQLARQLGPEAAVDARTLAELERALRNSGYLRRTSDGQLTLSPKAMRQLGKALLRDVADRMSARPGQRDQRQAGAAGEPSGASREWAFGDTQPWDVTRTVTNAVLRTASADGADPATPTRGPGSGSRLSGIRLDLRDVEVAETESRTRAAVALLADTSFSMAMDGRWVPMKRTALALHHLIRTRFRGDHLELIGFGRTARTMDIEELTALDALWDKGTNLHHALLLANRHFRRHPNAQPVLLVVTDGEPTSHLTSSGETWFSYPPSSLTVACTIRELEAAGRLGARTTFFRLGEDPGLARFVDQMARRVDGRVVAPELDDLGAAVIGSYLGDRGPSAYGSPGGYQSMWGWGERGSWV, via the coding sequence ATGAGCCGGACGCGCTACGGGCGCTACGTCGACGGTCCGGACCCCCTCGCGCCACCGGTCGACCTCGCCGAGGCCCTCGAGGCGATCGGCGAGGAGGTCATGTCCGGCCGGTCCCCCGAGCGGGCCATGCGCGAGTTCCTCCGTCGGGGCGGTCGCGCCCAGCAGGGCCTGGACGACCTCGCCCGTCGGGTCGCCGAGCGGCGCCGCGAGATCCTGCAGCGGCACCACCTCGACGGCACGATGCAGGAGGTGCGCGAGCTGCTCGACCAGGCGGTGCTGGCCGAGCGCAAGCAGCTGGCCCGCGACCTCGACGACGACGCGCGCTTCGCCGAGATGCGGATCGGCAACCTGCCGCAGTCGACCGCCGCGGCGGTGTCCGAGCTGTCCGACTACCCGTGGCGCTCGTCCGACGCGCGGGAGGCCTACGAGCAGATCAAGGACCTGCTCGGCCGCGAGCTGCTCGACCAGCGGTTCGCCGGCCTGAAGCAGGCCCTGGAGGGGGCCACCGACGAGGACCGGAAGCGCATCAACGAGATGCTCGACGACCTCAACAACCTGCTCGAGGCGCATCGCAGCGGGGAGCCGACCGACGACCTCTTCAGGGACTTCATGGACAAGCACGGGGACTTCTTCCCGGAGAACCCGCAGAGCATCGACGAACTGATGGACGCCCTCGCCCAACGCTCCGCCGCGGCCCAGCGGATGCTCAACTCGATGACACCCGAGCAGCGCGCGGAGCTGATGGCCCTCTCCCAGCAGGCCTTCGGCTCTCCCGACCTGGTGAACCAGCTCGGCCGCCTCGACGACAACCTCCGCGCCCTGCGACCCGGCGAGGACTGGGACGGCAGCGAGCGCTTCGAGGGAGACCAGGGGCTGGGGCTCGGTGACGGCACCGGCGCCGTGCAGGACCTCGCGGAGCTCGACGACCTCGCGGAGGCGCTCGCCCAGTCCTACGCCGGTGCCCGCCTCGACGACGTCGACCTCGACCAGCTCGCCCGTCAGCTTGGCCCCGAGGCGGCCGTCGACGCCCGCACCCTGGCCGAGCTCGAGCGGGCCCTGCGCAACAGCGGCTACCTCAGGCGCACCTCCGACGGCCAGCTGACCCTCTCACCGAAGGCCATGCGCCAGCTCGGCAAGGCGCTGCTCCGCGACGTCGCAGACCGGATGTCCGCCCGCCCGGGCCAACGCGACCAGCGCCAGGCCGGTGCCGCGGGCGAGCCCTCCGGCGCGAGCCGTGAGTGGGCGTTCGGTGACACGCAGCCATGGGACGTGACACGGACCGTGACCAACGCGGTGCTCCGGACCGCGTCCGCCGACGGGGCCGACCCAGCCACCCCGACGAGGGGGCCGGGCAGCGGGAGCCGGCTCAGCGGCATACGGCTCGACCTTCGGGACGTGGAGGTCGCGGAGACGGAGTCGCGCACCCGGGCCGCGGTCGCCCTCCTCGCCGACACGTCCTTCTCGATGGCGATGGACGGTCGCTGGGTCCCGATGAAGCGCACCGCCCTCGCCCTGCACCACCTGATCCGGACCCGGTTCCGCGGGGACCACCTCGAGCTCATCGGCTTCGGACGCACGGCCCGCACGATGGACATCGAGGAGCTCACAGCCTTGGACGCCTTGTGGGACAAGGGGACCAACCTCCACCACGCCCTGCTCCTCGCCAACCGGCACTTCCGCCGGCACCCCAACGCGCAGCCGGTGCTCCTCGTCGTCACGGACGGTGAGCCGACCTCCCACCTCACGTCGTCCGGCGAGACCTGGTTCAGCTACCCGCCGTCGTCGCTCACCGTCGCGTGCACGATCCGCGAGCTCGAGGCAGCGGGCCGGCTCGGCGCACGGACGACGTTCTTCCGGCTCGGGGAGGACCCGGGGCTGGCGCGTTTCGTCGACCAGATGGCGCGCCGCGTCGACGGTCGCGTCGTCGCGCCCGAGCTCGACGACCTCGGCGCCGCCGTCATCGGCAGCTATCTCGGTGACCGGGGCCCGTCGGCCTACGGCAGCCCGGGCGGTTACCAGTCCATGTGGGGCTGGGGCGAGCGCGGCAGCTGGGTCTGA
- a CDS encoding magnesium chelatase, protein MTQPPAITTLGALRASGHVQKHLRAELRDNLLEALREGRDPWPGLHGFADTVIPQIERALIAGHDVVLLGERGQGKTRLLRTLVGLLDEWTPVIEGAELGEHPYEPITPASTRRAAELGDDLPVAWRHRDERYAEKLATPDTSVADLVGDVDPMKVAEGRLLGDPETIHFGLIPRSHRGIVAINELPDLAERIQVAMLNVMEERDIQIRGYVLRLPLDVLVVASANPEDYTNRGRIITPLKDRFGAEIRTHYPVAIEDEIAVIRQESRLQADVPDALVEVLARFARHLRESSAVDQRSGVSARFAIAAAETIAAAARHRAATQGEDDAVARPVDLDGAVDVLGGKVEFETGEEGRERDILTHLLRTAVAETVARHFRGIDFALLVDAIESGALVSTGEQVPARDVLAGLPVLGESELYDEVWDRLAATNDGERASAIELALEGLYLARRISKETSGGETVYG, encoded by the coding sequence GTGACTCAACCCCCTGCGATCACCACCCTCGGGGCGCTGCGCGCCTCCGGCCACGTGCAGAAGCACCTCAGGGCCGAGCTGCGCGACAACCTTCTCGAGGCGCTGCGTGAAGGCCGGGACCCGTGGCCGGGGCTGCACGGCTTCGCCGACACGGTCATCCCGCAGATCGAGCGCGCCCTCATCGCCGGGCACGACGTCGTGCTGCTCGGCGAGCGGGGCCAGGGCAAGACCCGGCTCCTGCGGACCCTGGTCGGCCTGCTCGACGAGTGGACTCCCGTGATCGAGGGGGCCGAGCTGGGCGAGCACCCCTATGAGCCGATCACCCCGGCCTCCACACGCCGGGCCGCCGAGCTCGGCGACGACCTGCCCGTCGCGTGGCGGCACCGCGACGAGCGCTACGCCGAGAAGCTCGCCACCCCGGACACCTCCGTGGCCGACCTCGTCGGGGACGTCGACCCGATGAAGGTGGCCGAGGGACGGCTGCTCGGTGACCCCGAGACGATCCACTTCGGACTCATCCCGCGCAGCCACCGCGGCATCGTCGCCATCAACGAGCTGCCCGACCTCGCCGAGCGCATCCAGGTCGCGATGCTCAACGTCATGGAGGAGCGGGACATCCAGATCCGCGGCTACGTCCTCCGGCTGCCCCTCGACGTCCTCGTCGTGGCCAGCGCCAACCCGGAGGACTACACGAACCGCGGCCGCATCATCACCCCGCTCAAGGACCGCTTCGGCGCGGAGATCCGCACGCACTACCCGGTCGCGATCGAGGACGAGATCGCCGTGATCCGTCAGGAGTCGCGACTCCAGGCCGACGTGCCCGACGCGCTCGTCGAGGTGCTGGCCCGGTTCGCCCGGCACCTGCGCGAGTCGAGCGCCGTGGACCAGCGGTCGGGGGTGAGTGCCCGCTTCGCGATCGCGGCCGCCGAGACCATCGCCGCCGCCGCCCGCCACCGGGCTGCCACCCAGGGCGAGGACGACGCCGTCGCGCGCCCCGTCGACCTCGACGGAGCGGTCGACGTCCTCGGCGGCAAGGTCGAGTTCGAGACCGGCGAGGAGGGCCGCGAGCGCGACATCCTCACCCACCTGCTCCGCACGGCCGTCGCCGAGACGGTCGCCCGGCACTTCCGGGGGATCGACTTCGCCCTCCTCGTCGACGCGATCGAGAGCGGCGCCCTCGTGTCGACCGGGGAGCAGGTGCCGGCCCGAGACGTCCTTGCGGGTCTGCCGGTGCTCGGCGAGTCCGAGCTCTACGACGAGGTGTGGGACCGGCTCGCGGCCACCAACGACGGCGAGCGGGCCAGCGCCATCGAGCTCGCCCTCGAGGGTCTCTACCTCGCCCGCCGGATCAGCAAGGAGACGAGCGGCGGGGAGACGGTCTACGGATGA